GAGGATACGATCCTGTGTTTCAATTTATTACTGTACATcagcttgagaggaaaaaaaggagtgttTGGAGAGTAACACTAAAAATATCGGGTTGGGGGGcatttttgggtttgggttttttggtggttggtttttttcgtAATTATTGTGTGTCTTGCACTCTCATGTGAAGCAAtgctggagaaagaggaaaataagaataGAGACAGAGCCAACTATAATTTGTTTCCTTCATTAGCCTAAACTGGGAGCTCTGAAAACAATCTGACAGTCCTCAATCCTAAAATCCAGTCACTGCTAAGGAAGATATGGTGATGATTCATGAACATGTAATTGCAATTTTAGATCAGATCAGAGGCCTACATACTCCATACGTTATTTGACAGTTACCAGTATGTgattctgcagaggaaaatgcaagGAATCCCAGAAAAGACAATTGCGTGGTAAAAAACTTGTAGAGGAAACATCTGAGAATCGTACAGTAATTTAAGagtggaagggacctgtggaggttatctggtccaacctcctgctaaAAGCAGGGCTGATCAGCTGCATTTTCCAATCGCCAAGGGTTTTTGTGCCCTCCCTGGGCACAGCGATCTCAAACGCTGACTAGAGGGGAGTAGTCCCTTGACTGCCTGGCTAGTAGAGCCCCGGATGCAGCGGTCTGTCATTGCTGCAAGGGCATGCTACTGACTCCTGTTCGGTCTGTCTCCCAGACCCCCCtgttctttttctgcagagctgttacCCATCCAGTCAGTCCCCACCCTGTGCTGTTGCTTGAGGTTATTGGGCCCAAgtggcaggactttgcatttgtttttgttgaacttcatgaggttcctgttaaCTCATTCCTCCAGCCAGCTGAGGTCTCTCTGAACGGCAGCCCTGTCCTCCAGCATGTTTAGTGCTCCCTTCagttggtgtcatctgcaaacttgctctCCCTTTGCATCACACAGGTTACTGAAATTGTTAAATAGTATTAGCCTCTGTGTTAACCCCAAGGAATGCCAGCCACAACCAGCCAGTAATTGGACCTGCAACTATTGACCATAGTGCTTTCTACCTGGCAGTCCATCCAGTTTTTCACACTTCTTGGAGCCTGCTTCAAGGCTCACCAGTTAAACTTTGGACTGTGTTATGAAGTAAAACAGATTATATcagtttaaaacattaaaaaaaaacaaagtaaaacctTCTTAACTTCTTTTAAGCTGCAGAAATATACAGTGATATAAAGGCATCAGTCTTTAAATGCATCAGGACCTACCTTTTTAACTTTGCATCTGAGCAGAGAAGTACTGAGAACTTGTGAGCTGAAGTTAAGCATGGTACATGAAATTTCTGGATAGACTCTCAAGGGATTTGAAAAAGTTCGGCATGTTTTTACTTAAGCTTTTTTTAGTCTGTCCCCTGAGCTCAATTCTCACATTGAGATATGAATAAATTAGTGGGTACTAAGATAACTGCCAGGTTGTTCATTGCATTTAGAGTGAGCTTGTTCTAGAAGGCGAACTGATTTACGAATTCCGGTTGCCACAGAACTtacttattttcatcttttttgccTTGTTTCTCTGTATAAAAGCTTTATATTGGTGTGCTCTTACTTTCACCAGGAGATCAGGGCAATTCAGCAGATCCCTTAACAGTTTGTAATTTGCAGCTGTTGAATCCATATAAAAATTTGTCTTAACTCAGGGTGCTTTTGTAACACACTTATTACAGTCCTTGAAGAGGAATAGGATATATCACTGTGCAGTCCAGCTATCTTTGTTGTTGATTTGTTCATTCTTTCATGTCCGGACTTGGAATTCCTTCAGGAAATGTTAGAAGGTAGTATTTTTAGTTTTGGAACTGTACTGTGTGTAACTGAGatccttttttcttcatgaatagAATTCCTCCCTGTAAAGGTGTAAACGAGGAAACGCAGAAGGCTCTGGACCGATCTCTTCTTGATTGCACTTTCCGATTACAAGGTAGAAATAATCGCACGTGGGTGGCTGAGCTGGTATTTGCAAACTGTCCACTTAATAGCACTTCATCCAGGGAGCAAGGTAAGTTTTATTTAGGAAGACTGgtaaattttgtttctttgtggtttacATTGTCTGTTCCAGTAGTTCTAATGTTTTGGTGTTACTGGACAACTGTCTGCTCTCAAGATTTCTAATAAACCACAGTGCACCTGAATCAAAATTTTGACTGCTGAGTTGATGcacttttattatttaaatatgctTCCTGGGCACTTGCCACAGTTCACTCTCAGTCTGTAAACCACAGTTTAGGAACCACTAGTTTAATCAGTATTTACCATCTCGTAACACTGCAGGACCAACCCGTCATGTTTACCTGACGTATGAAAACCAGTTATCTGAACCAGTTGGAGGTCGCAAAGTTGTGGAGATGTTCCTTAATGACTGGAACAGTATTGCTCGGCTGTATGAATGTGTCCTGGAGTTTGCACGATCCTTACCAGGTGCAGAAATCAtctccttttcattaaaatgttgtgTTTACAGATTACAATGGTTTTCTCACTCtaactctttttcctcctctcttcaaAGACATACCCAACCATTTAAACATTTTCTCAGAAGTTCGTATCTACAATTACCGAAAACTTATCCTTTGTTATGGAACTACCAAGGGGAGCTCAGTAAGTAACTCCTAAGTGCACTTAAAATGTATGTTTGAAAACAGAATGGAGTAGGCCTAGAGTTCTCAGAATTGTGCTACAAAATAGTTCCTTGTATTGCATTATTGTGGAATTAATATTGATGAAtgtagaaaagacagaaatagagggTGCCAGATTGCTAATTTGCTAGGTTACTAGATGTTCAGAATTTTTGAGAATCTGTGTAAGATGCTTCAAATTGTGGGAAGGACAGTTGTGTGGTCCTGATTGATAAAAGCTGGCGTGGCAGCCTTTGTCTGACAAACTTATGGTAAGTGTTGCTACTGGTCACTGCTGTATACGGGGGTATATGGATATATGTAAGCTGCGTGCTTAATGCTGCCTTAGAAGAAAGGACTCTAACAAAGTTTTAAATGTAGTATTGCGCTTTCAGATGAGGTGGTCTTTAATTATTTTGTAGCAGTGCTGTTCCCCTGTTACGAACTCTAGCTCGCTCTTTAGTATTTGAATTTACAGCTTATTAATTACTTTGATAACTGTGTACTTGCTCACACCCTTGCATTAAATGCAAGGTAGAGGAGGAAGTAAGTGCACATTTATTACAGACTAAGAATGTATTTTTGCATGCAACCAGTGCAAAGTGGCTGATGAGGTTGAAATTTGCTTTCTGGAAGGTTTTGGTGTTCATATTCTAAGACGAATTTCTAAGTGTATTTGTGCATTTTATTGGGACAGTTAATAAGTAGCAAGTGGATTTTGCATGTCACTTCCTTACATATTAGCGTGTCGAGTTCTCGGTTTTGTGTGATATGACTGAGAAAACCAATCCACCTCCAGCAACTCATTAATCAGTTCTCTGCAGCGTGAATCTCTCAAGTTTAATTTTCTCTATCTCACCTTTGGCAGAAAAGGCTTTTGTTCTTTCTGATTGACTTGCTAAAGTAATTCCCTGGTTTTGTGGTTGCCAACAATCCAGCTAGCTAAATGGATGTTAAAGCTAACAGCACTTTTTTTCAGAACCTCAACAACTTTTGAGGAAGGTGAGTTAGGAATCTGTTGAGGTTTGATGAAAAATGACAGCAGACCAGCCTTCTTGTTATAACCTCCTAGTTGTTCTAGTTTCCAAGACCATTTTATGTTCTTGACATTGCAGATCAGCATTCAGTGGAACTCCATACTGCAGAAGTTCCACATTTCACTGGGAACTGTTGGCCCGAACTCAGGTTGCAGTAATTGTCACAACACAATTCTGCACCAGCTCCAGGAGATGTTTAATAAAACACCAAATGTGGTGCAGTTGTTACAggtaatgttttaaaaacttccCTCAAGAACAGTGCAAGATAATTAAAGCTGAATTCTGATTAAACTGTTCTCTTCAAAATTACATGTGTGTGTTATGATTGTTTATGGATCTCATTGGCAGAAGGTGGCTTGGGGAAGATTGTATCCCCCCTATGCCCCATTTTCCCTGACTTTTACTTAAAGATAAGCTACCTGATCTCTCAATATCTGCTCTCTCTCAGGTTTTGTTTGATACTCAGGCTCCATTAAATGCCATCAACAAACTTCCAACTGTGCCCATGCTGGGTCTGACTCAACGCACCAACACTGCCTATCAGTGTTTCTCAATTCTGCCACAGTCACCCACGCATATCAGGCTGGCTTTTAGGAATATGTACTGCATTGACATCTATTGCCGGAGTCGTGGTGTTGTAGCAATACGTGATGGGGCGTACAGTCTCTTTGACAACAGCAAAATAGTTGAAGGTTTTTACCCTGCGCCTGGATTAAAGGTgattgtttctgtgttttctggcATGTTGTAAAGTGAGCTTCTAACTGGAAGTATGGATCTGATGTGGAGAGTTTTGTGAAACTTTTTTTGTGAAGAGCTGCAATCCTTCCAAAATTCTGAGCACAGAAGGAGTTTTCTGATTTATAAGTATATTTGTTAATTAGTTTGAATTAAAacttttcctttaagaaaactAGCATCaagtgtcagggttttttttttttcttatctatgCAATAATTTAAGGTAGAGGCTACTTCAAGCAACCTGTTGTTAAAACTTGCTGAAGCTTTGTGGCCCAGCTAGATGTATTCTCCGGGATTAACAACAAGTGCTCCTCACAAACTATGTTGTGTGGCAGGGCAGTGCTCATATGTTGCAGATGAGGAAACGCTCCATGTCAGATGATTCTAGACAGaaacttctcttttaaaatggtttCCATCGTTGTGTGGCAGGAGCTTGTGGCTTTGCTTCTGAATACAGTGCTGGTTTGctctttctgaaaaatgaatctGTGCACACTCTGACAGAATAGCTTAGCTGAGGGCAGCTTGTACCAGTGCCAGTTATACTGAAATATTGGAAAGTGGCACCCATTGTGAAACAGGAGAGTTTGCAGATTTTTTCTTCTGACGGTTGCAACAGAACACTGATTTCTCTGGTACTGCATCTAGCTGATCCTAAACATCTACCTCTTTCACGAATTCTTCGTGGAAGGCTaatgggaagaggaaggggatTGTAGATACCAGTGGAAAAGTATAAGAGAATGAAATTGGGGAAGTAGAGGAGGAAGTAATTCAAGAGGGTTGGCAAATTCCTCTGGGTACAAGAGAATGCTATGGAGGAGGTGACCTGGGTGTTCTTGCCCAAACAGGACAGTTGTAGGTGTGGTACAACAGCCCAGTAGGTTCTGGATGCTGATGAGTTGTTCTGGAACAGCTATTTCCGGGTGTacacttttccttatttttaagcaaaaaagaaaaatgttggtaTTTCAATTAACTAGCGATATTTCATGTTAATGAGCAAGGTTTCTTGTTGGATGGCGATGCAAGatcccttttttaaaagaaaaaggaaattaagcttAAATACCCACTGAGAAGCTCTGTTTATGAATTGATATATTTTGCAAACTATTCATACTGTATATAATGAATGCTCACTAGTAGTTAGTTCTAGAGACCTGTCTGTTTCTTATGTGCTGTAGCTGATAAAAGATAGCATTAAAGCTCAGCAAATACTGTACTCATTTATGTAATAAAATTTAAATGGGGAAACTGCtaacaaaactgatttttccatAGACGTTCCTGAACATGTTTGTTGACAGCAATCAGGATGCACGAAGACGATCTGTAAATGAAGACGATAACCCACCTTCTCCTATTGGAGGAGACATGATGGATTCTTTGATATCACAGCTTCAACCCCAGCAGCCACCACAGCAACCACAACAACAGGTACCCTCCAggcaaaataagaaatgtttattGTCTTCCACAACTGTAGGTTTTCAAGAACTTAGGTTCTAAAAGGATTAGCagtaaaaaatggaaaaggagactATAAAACTGCTCTGCTGTGGAATTCCCCTTGGGgcaaaatgtattaatttattttgccgTTTCTCATTCCAGTGTAAACAGCCCATAGCATATGAACAGCAGCTTTGGAAGGTCACATGAGACTTGCTGCCTTAGAAGTGAAGGACTGAGGGAGGGAAAGCGACTGTTTAAGATAAAAGATGGGAAGGAGGGTCAGGAGGCTTCTCTGTTATAGGGTGGCAGATAAAAAGGAATGAGGTGCAGAGGTATTATGTCTTgaggaaaaactgcaaaaagtCCCTGAAAAAAAATAGTGTGCCCTGAACAAGGTGATGAAAAGAATCAAATAACTATGTGGACCTGTCACATTTCATAGGTGGGGACTAAACTCTTATTAGTATTCTCCTTTAGCACTTAACTTTAGTTTTAGTACAGAATGATCAAAGATTTTCGTTGTCCTGTGTTGACAATTTCAGCCATTTGCAAAACAGGCAGGAGCATCGGGAGCATATCCTCTTACTTCACCACCGACCTCCTATCACAACACAGTGACGCCATCTCCATCGATGATGCACACACAGTCACCAGGTAAGATGACTGAGAGTTTGTGTGGTAATTATGTGCTGGAAATACATATGCAgctctttttgtgtgtgcatgctttTTCTATTATTTGAGCTGTGTTTAGCTCCAAGTTAGCCAAGAGAATGCACCTTATATTGTggaaaaatagcaaagcaaagTCCTGCCATGCATGTTTTGGAAAGTACATTTTGAAGCTAAAAAAACCATTCTGTGAAACTGTCATCTTTAGCTACGTAATATTTGGGACTGTTTCATTCTTATGGCTTACAACTTGCTCAGATCAAAACCTGTTAATTTTAAATACctgctttttcagaaaagcttttcatcaccaaagctctgctttctgctcctGGCTGTTGTAGCGcaacagctgaaaatatttaaatttggggaagggctgggcaggggggaaaTGCCATTCTTCAAGCCAAATATCTTGGAAAATTTCGTTTATATGGTGAATCAATCTGGAAAATATAATGCTCATGCATGTACAAAATACAGCCTTTCAGTGCAAAAACAAATTCTCATGAATCTTGTTTGCTGTCTTCCTAAAAAGGAGGTAGCTGTAGCAGTTGATAGAAAAAATTATAACAGAAAATGGGAAATGTGTATGTTGAGTGACGTGATTGTCTTTGATTAGGAAATTTGCATGCTGCAAGCTCACCTAGCGGAGCTTTAAGAGCACCGTCACCAGCATCCTTTGGTCCAactccttcaccttcctctcTTGGAATCACAATGGGACAAACAGCTAACTTTGCCAGCCCACATGGTGAGTTCTTTACTGGCaggcgtgtgtatatatatatatattgacaGGGAGAGCACATTTGCTTCTTGAAATTAAGTCTTCCAGAGCAGACTTAAGttaattcagaaaaatctgtgttttgtaaTTGGCTTAAGTAGCTGTTTTCAAACATGTGGTGTAACTTTTAACAGTAGAAAAGAAGCTGCATGGCACGTTGAGGTGTTCCTAACGTTTTAAAAATTGACTATCAGTCACTCTTACCTGCTTACTAATGTGGAGAAATTCCATGTGGTCTTGTAGCAGAACAATGGCTGCAGCTTTTAATGAGCATTGTCTCTTGTTAGATTAGTTAATGTATTTTCACTGCTTGcgtttcctggaaaaaaaagtggaacagGTTAGAAATTCAAATACTTGCAATTTGAAAACATTGTCAGAGTCTTGCTGGTTTGACATACATATATGCAAGCAACATGCCTTTTGGTTGTTTCCTTTATGAAGTTTTTTTGGGAAAGCTGCCAAAACAACAGTTTGTTGTAATCACAGTGCACTGGAAACCACTCCATAGATCACAATAAATGAACAGTTCAGATTGTAATTTTAGCACACCAATTTAACTGTCAAGATGAACAAAGTGAGATAGATATACAACAGACTGTTTAAGAAGCTTGTTCTGATCAGTCTTTATAGCAGAGTACAAAACCAAAGATACTTTTGCAGAGGTAACTGCAAGATACTGAAAGATAAGGAACAGTCTAGCTGAGGCTCTCATTTGTTAAGGCGCAGTAGAAGTTGAGGTCTATAGGCAAAGAGCTCTTTTTAGTTTAGACCCTGTTACGTGTTGAACATGACGATTTGCCTTaatactcagttttattttactttttaaaaaatacaaccaGAAAACCCTTGAATctgtatcttgattttttttttttttttttaaaaaaccccccTCATTATGTTTTTTTTATACGGTTATAAAATGTAGTCTAAAAGCTTGCAGGCACTTTCATGCTTTACAGATTTTGGTAAGCCTTTTTTTAGGTTTCTATATTAGAAAACCTtgtacttcttaaaaaaaatgacaacagtCTTGTAACATCCGTAGGTACCATAGACCCAAGCTCACCATACACCATGATGTCACCCAGTCAGCGTGCAGGGAACTGGCCAGGATCTCCCCAGGTCTCTGGTCCATCACCAGCAGCACGAATGCCTGGAATGTCACCAGCCAACCCTTCCCTTCATTCACCTGTCCCAGATGCCTCTCATTCCCCACGAGCTGGAACAAGTAGGTTTCTTTATCAGTGTTATGACTGTGAAACACTCATGTCTAACATTTCTAGTTCTGTTCTTTTTGGCAGTTTTGTGTGTCAGCCTAACAGTCCTTGTGCAGTAAAATAGCTAAGGAAATGAAGCCTTTATTCTGTCCTTGTTCTTCTGTAACAAACTGGAAAATGAGTTAAATCATACAGCATAAACTTCAGCAGGATTGATACCTCTTGTTGCACTGCAGAAATTAGTCTTAAACTATTGAGCTCTGTGACTGAGAAAAAATTCTTCAGAATGAAAGCAATGATAGGCGTATTTGCCTACCCAAATACTAACTTTTCACATTATAGAGCTGTAATGCTGCTCTTGCATGACTGATTTAGCCATCTTTACATCTCAACGAGTTTGTTGTACAAGCCTTTCTACTGGCAcgctgcagaaagaggaaaagggagtACGATTTTAATGTTACTGAGACTCCTTGCACGGGTGGAGGGTCAAAACTCCAATTCTTTGATTTTGTCTATCTGTTGGTTATCACTAGGCAGCCAAATTCTTAAATAAGAAGGATTAAGCTTTGGCCCAGAGAACTCTTTGCTTGCATAGTGACAACGAATAAAGTGAACACATATCTTATGTTTCAGCTTAAATCCCTCCTTACTGCAAGTACTTTTTCCGTATCAATAGGTTCCCAAGCAATGCCGACTAGCATGCCTCCACCTCGTAAACTACCTCAGCGCTCTTGGGCTGCATCCATACCTACAATCCTCACCCACAGTGCCTTGAATATTCTGCTATTGCCCTCTCCTACACCTGGACTTATGCCGGGACTAGCTGGCAGCTATCTTTGCTCCCCTCTTGAGCGATTTCTTGGATCAGTTATTATGAGAAGGCATCTTCAGAGGATCATACAACAGGAAACGGTATGGTTTAGGTTGTTTTAACATTGACCTGCAAGTATGACTTCACAACTGTTCTTTTTCATGCTTCCGTACTCCATGCCTTTCAAatcaggcacaaactgaaataattcAAATATAGTGAGTATTTAGTGTTGGACTTGTGCTGTACTTCTGAATCTTGCCATCTGAAGTGTcaaaatttagaaaaaacatttagTTCTGCTTCTTTTCCACACAAATTAGAAGTGGAAAGCCTGTTTGGTCAGATGAAGTTTGATAACGCATACGATAGCAGGACTATGACCAGCTTTTCAAACGCCATGGCTTCTGTGAGTTTAGCATGCCCATTGGGAGTTGACTAGAACAGCCACAGGGTTACTGTGGATGCCGCTACTTGGCAGGAGTGCCCAAGAAATTAGTTACTAGTTAACAGTAACTGAATACTCCGTCATGAATGTTGCTTTAGGGTTTGGGACAGACAATGTGCACCTCTTCACTTCTTTGGCATTGAttcagtgacagagaaggaaGCCAAATCTTGCATAAGCTTCATTCTCAAGGCAATTTTACCTGTATACATATATCATGTGTTTCTTTCTGGAAAGAGGGCAGATCGATCACTACAGTCTTGGGAGtgaatgcgtgtgtgtgtgttcatgctATTTAACGAATGACTGATTGAATGTGatacttctttttatgcagctaCAGTTAATAAACTCCAATGAACCAGGTGTAATTATGTTTAAGACGGAGGCACTGAAGtgcagggttgctctcaatcccAAAACCAACCAGACCTTGCAACTGAAAGTAACACCTGAAAATACAGGACAGTGGAAATCGGAGGAGTTACAAGTTTTGGAGAAGTTCTTTGAAACACGGGTATGTACTCAAATCATTAATGTTTAAATTTTTGTGCATTGCTTTTAATCTCTGGTGGTGTTTTGAGTGGTACTGCTGAATTTCATTGGCATGTGTAAGGGCTGCAAAATTAACAGCTGTGCATGCTGGTTACCGTATTAAATGATATAGCTATTATCTAAATAGGCAGTACTAAATAGTGTCTTTCTTTAGGTTGCAGGACCACCTTTTAAAGCGAACACCCTAATAGCCTTCACAAAATTACTAGGGGCTCCAACGCATATCCTCAGGGACTGCGTACACATCATGAAACTTGAGCTGGTAAGTTAACCATTCTATTTAGTTCACCCAATTTtggttattatattttaaaaaaaagatgctgtatCTTTATCTATAAAGACATAAATTACTCTAAATTTATATATATGTCATTTAGTGTTAATAAAGAAGTTTTCATTTTACTACTAGCTCTCCTGGAAACTCCCAAAATTTCTCCTTTAAACTGATGATTTTGAGAAACTGCAGGCACATTACCGCACAATAGGCACATGCATAGGCTGGCTGGAAAATTTCTGATTGTATTCTTGTTCACCCTACGCTCAATTTTTTCAGAGTTATTCTGACTTATGCTAAACCTGGCAGCATCTGCAAGTGTAGCTAGAGAGGCTTCCCTAGTTTATAGCCATGTATGTCACTGACGTGAGAccttttgctgttctttctctgtgctgctctttctAAACAGTTCCCTGATCAGGCAAGTCAGCTGAAATGGAATGTGCAGTTTTGTTTAACAATTCCTCCCAGTGCACCGCCAATTGCGCCTCCAGGAACACCTGCTGTTGTGCTGAAATCCAAAATGTTGTTTTTTGTAAGTAGAGctatctgttttaaaattttgtgggCTACATGTCTTTGAAATCATCACAGGTTAGTAGCAAAACATAAGCATGCTATGTCTGACAACTGTAATAGCTAAAAATGTTCTGCTGTTTGGAAGCCTAGATTTGCGTGCATCTCTTTTGTAATGGGTTCAGTTAGTATTCCTATTCTCCCTCCTATAAAAGCACAGCAACTCTTCATGTTTTGTGTTCTTGGAGAGATATTTACGACATACAAAGTTCAGTTCCCTCTGGGCTGCACGTATCTTCGAATGCTCAACTTCTGCATGTTTTGCTCTTCTTTGAGGCACTAACCACCTGGATTAAGTGATATACATATTAGTGGTGCTGGGAAAGGATGGCAGGAATGAGATGTTTAGAACAAATCTGTATTAGTCTCTGAGGCAATGCTCACTATAGGGtgcttttgagaagaaaatagTCTGCACCTGATTGATAACTTCTCTGTTACAGAATTGATGTCTGAAAACTGAGGGGACGGAAGTGCATGCTGTCTGTAGGCCTAGCGTGTTTAACTGTATCGGAAGTTGCACTGAAGTACACGGTCATTCAATTTAACacactttttgtgtttttttcccgcAGCTCCAGCTAACACAGAAAACAACAGTCCCACAGGAAGCTGTTAGTATTATTGTCCCAATTATTTATGATATGGCTTCGGGTACAACGCAACAGGCTGACATTCCCAGGCAGCAGAACTCTTCTGTTGCTGCTCCACTGATGGTTAGCAATATTCTAAAGAGGTTTGCTGAACTGAATTCACCACGATCAGGTACTGTACATGTCCAGTAGATATATTCTCTTCACCCAGACATCTGTGACAAATCTCCAGTGTAAAACTAAACCTCTCTTAAGTCTGAATTCTTCTTGGTTTCTATCATACTTCTTTAGTGATTACAAACTCCTGACGTGACAGGCAATACATGATAGCAAGTACtggcaacacagcagaaggttACACTGATGATTCAGGCTGGATTTTGCTGTTCTGCCCAAGTGATAGAATGCACCTCTTGTTGGCCCAACTCTTGCTGCACAGTAGGAGTCATACTTTTTAACAAATGGGCCCAGAATGAGTCACAAGAAATATGCTATGGTCAAGTGTCAGTTTTCATGGTTAATTATGAAGTTATTGAGATTAACAGTAGAATATAAAGGGATGTTAAAATAGTTATCAGAACTTGTCCACGTGCTGTGaatgattaaaaagtaatttgagtGATTGTATGCTCCTTTGTCAGTGTGTACACTAACAGGGGTGCATACAGTTCTGTCCACCAAACGTGCTGTGAAGTGTTTGAGCTAAATAGGTTGTTCTGAATGTTCATTGGCCCGTAGGTAGTGCACTGTGAGCAACGTTGTGCTTTGCTTTCCCTCTTGTTTGtcgtgctttttatttttttttaatatccgaAACATTGAACAACAGTAGCAGGTTCTTTGGGCAGCATGTTGTCTGTAAGCAGTGGTTTGGGGTCCTAGTACACAGATGGCTCATAAGAACAATAACTTTCAGTTCTGCTGTAGTTACATGCTGAAGAACAAAGCCTTTTTCCAATAACCCAGTGAATAGATTGAAGTTGTGAATCCAGCGGTTGAATTCTACTTCTATTCTGTATAATTATTCATCTCGTTGTTATGCGGTAATTTTAACTATGCTTGATGGTTTATTTCAATTGCTAGAACATGAGCAATGTTTATCTTAAATTGGTGTGGATGTgcatacatttctgaaaattgtGATGAGATTTAAATTAACATGCATTTTCTGTTTAACATACAGTAATAGTGTAGGTAAATAGGAAAGAGAATAGCCTTGAGGGCGTGTGGGGTTACCTGTAAGAGTTCTGTATGTGGTACAGAACTGTTGTTTGTATAGCACTTTTATTTCAAGATACATTAACTAAACTTCAGACGTTTCTTTTGGAAGGTGCTTCCCCACTGAGTTCCCCCAGTGTGGGGAAGAGTAGAtacttgttttgctgtttgtcaTTGCACTAAGTTGTGTTTTAAGGTAAACCCTCCACAAAATACCGCAGCGTAGGGAGTAATTGTCAAAGCAGCTCCTGCGTATCCCAGGTGAGATGTCTTCTGATGATCATTAGATAGATCAGGATAGACAATTTTTGTTTGTCACACAAGTTTTGAAGTAGTTTGGGAATGCGGTACAGGGAGCAGACGG
This genomic interval from Calonectris borealis chromosome 1, bCalBor7.hap1.2, whole genome shotgun sequence contains the following:
- the MED14 gene encoding mediator of RNA polymerase II transcription subunit 14 isoform X4, which produces MPCSCRLPRKTDMERKIEIVQFASRTRQLFVRLLALVKWANNAGKVEKCAMISSFLDQQAILFVDTADRLASLARDALVHARLPSFAIPYAIDVLTTGSYPRLPTCIRDKIIPPDPITKSEKQTTLHQLNQILRHRLVTTDLPPQLANLTVANGRVKFRVEGEFEATLTVMGDDPDIPWRLLKLEILVEDKETGDGRALVHSMQINFIHQLVQSRLFADEKPLQDMYSCLHSFCLALQLEVLHSQTLMLIRERWGDLVQVERYHAGKCLSLSVWNQQVLGRKTGTASVHKVTIKIDETDVSKPLQISHEPPLPACDSKLMERAMKIDHLSIEKLLIDSVHARSHQKLQELKAILKSYNVNDNSFIETALPTLVIPILEPCGRSECLHVFVDLHSGMFQLMLYGVDQLTLDDIEKSVNDDMKRIIPWLQQLKFWLGQQRCKQSIKHLPTVSSETLQLANYASHPVGNLSKHKLFIKLTRLPQYYIVVEMFDVPGNPTELEYKYHFLSVSYAEGDDSPATALLLQQFKPNIEELVLDTKSGKQMKSGVKRKLSGDPCSIEPKKPKRSGEMCAFNKVLAHIVAMCDTNMPFIGLRMELSNMDIPHQGVQVEGDGFSHAIRLLKIPPCKGVNEETQKALDRSLLDCTFRLQGRNNRTWVAELVFANCPLNSTSSREQGPTRHVYLTYENQLSEPVGGRKVVEMFLNDWNSIARLYECVLEFARSLPDIPNHLNIFSEVRIYNYRKLILCYGTTKGSSISIQWNSILQKFHISLGTVGPNSGCSNCHNTILHQLQEMFNKTPNVVQLLQVLFDTQAPLNAINKLPTVPMLGLTQRTNTAYQCFSILPQSPTHIRLAFRNMYCIDIYCRSRGVVAIRDGAYSLFDNSKIVEGFYPAPGLKTFLNMFVDSNQDARRRSVNEDDNPPSPIGGDMMDSLISQLQPQQPPQQPQQQPFAKQAGASGAYPLTSPPTSYHNTVTPSPSMMHTQSPGNLHAASSPSGALRAPSPASFGPTPSPSSLGITMGQTANFASPHGTIDPSSPYTMMSPSQRAGNWPGSPQVSGPSPAARMPGMSPANPSLHSPVPDASHSPRAGTSSQAMPTSMPPPRKLPQRSWAASIPTILTHSALNILLLPSPTPGLMPGLAGSYLCSPLERFLGSVIMRRHLQRIIQQETLQLINSNEPGVIMFKTEALKCRVALNPKTNQTLQLKVTPENTGQWKSEELQVLEKFFETRVAGPPFKANTLIAFTKLLGAPTHILRDCVHIMKLELFPDQASQLKWNVQFCLTIPPSAPPIAPPGTPAVVLKSKMLFFLQLTQKTTVPQEAVSIIVPIIYDMASGTTQQADIPRQQNSSVAAPLMVSNILKRFAELNSPRSGECTIFAAVRDLMVNLTLPPGGRP